The Pedobacter mucosus genome window below encodes:
- a CDS encoding xanthine dehydrogenase family protein molybdopterin-binding subunit, with protein sequence MSETGKPISRIDGRMKVSGKATYSAEFNQPNMAYAFPVRATIAKGKIILIDDANAKKEPGVLAVISHKNALRLKPLDIQAQMKAGAAFLGENLPPLQDNLVHYHGQFIAVIVAETYEQARSAAYKLKVRYTTEKGAVDLKTEVPKSKRPKMFMGEEAQINEGKAAAPLADSYQKIEHTYTTPAEHHHPMEPHATIAVWDGDDKITLYDATQGVGLTGTIAAYFLGLQTENVRIIAPFVGGGFGSKGLWLHTIMVAMAAKATGRPVKLALTRQMMQTNVGHRAATIQHVALGTDADGKLSVVRHHTDTYNNLTQFFEPSGKQSLVLYKAPNREVTYNIAQLNRSTPTFMRAPGETPGTFALESAMDEMAYKLKVDPVEFRITNHTTKDPMNGHDFSSEFLLECYRLGAERFGWASRNMEPRQKRNGRYLVGYGMATATYPGGRSAASVKVLMNAKGDVTVLTASIDIGTGTYTVLAQTAADALGVPVERIEVKIGDSSLPAAPLAGGSQTTASIHPAAMEACVLLRQQLAALAIADPDSRLSGQRPEGLGYADGRLYVKGDDKKSDTYVNILSRAKQSEMEACATTLPVSGAGLTVPGSLCTPRETPSEQNTDIKQYAFHSFGAQFAEVWVDEELGTIRVKRFTSVQDVGRIMNEKTARSQIIGGVIFGIGAALMETTEYDKRWGNPVTRTLADYHVPVHLDVPPIDVHFIGKPDPHISPIGARGIGEIGITGVSAAIANAVFNATGKRLRDLPLTPDKFFNT encoded by the coding sequence ATGAGCGAAACCGGTAAACCAATCAGCCGAATTGATGGACGCATGAAGGTTAGTGGCAAGGCCACCTATTCTGCAGAATTTAACCAGCCAAACATGGCCTATGCCTTTCCCGTACGCGCAACGATCGCGAAGGGAAAAATCATATTAATCGATGATGCCAATGCCAAAAAAGAACCTGGTGTATTGGCGGTGATCAGTCACAAGAATGCATTGAGGTTAAAACCGCTTGATATACAGGCACAGATGAAAGCGGGCGCCGCATTTCTCGGCGAAAATCTACCGCCGCTGCAAGACAATCTCGTTCATTATCATGGGCAATTCATTGCGGTAATTGTAGCTGAAACCTATGAGCAGGCACGTTCAGCTGCCTATAAGCTGAAGGTTAGGTATACAACGGAAAAGGGTGCAGTCGATCTCAAGACTGAAGTTCCAAAAAGCAAAAGGCCCAAGATGTTCATGGGTGAAGAAGCTCAGATAAACGAAGGCAAGGCCGCCGCACCATTGGCTGACTCCTACCAAAAAATCGAGCACACCTACACCACCCCTGCTGAGCATCACCATCCCATGGAACCGCATGCTACGATTGCTGTCTGGGATGGAGACGATAAAATAACCCTATACGATGCGACGCAGGGTGTCGGTCTTACCGGAACGATTGCAGCATATTTTCTCGGGCTCCAAACCGAGAACGTAAGAATCATCGCCCCATTTGTTGGTGGCGGCTTTGGCTCTAAGGGACTATGGCTACACACCATAATGGTTGCAATGGCCGCCAAGGCGACGGGTCGCCCGGTCAAGCTTGCCCTCACGCGGCAGATGATGCAGACCAACGTTGGCCATCGTGCGGCAACCATTCAGCATGTGGCACTTGGAACGGATGCTGACGGAAAATTGAGTGTGGTACGACATCACACCGATACCTACAATAACCTTACCCAGTTCTTTGAACCAAGTGGTAAGCAGTCACTTGTTTTGTACAAGGCTCCCAATCGCGAGGTTACCTACAACATTGCTCAACTAAACCGAAGCACTCCGACCTTTATGCGTGCTCCTGGGGAGACTCCAGGCACATTCGCCCTCGAATCCGCTATGGATGAGATGGCCTACAAACTGAAAGTGGATCCCGTAGAGTTCCGTATAACCAACCATACTACCAAAGACCCAATGAATGGGCATGACTTCTCCAGTGAGTTTTTATTGGAATGTTACCGATTAGGTGCAGAGCGTTTCGGATGGGCTTCCCGAAACATGGAACCTAGACAGAAAAGAAACGGTAGATACCTCGTGGGTTATGGAATGGCGACCGCTACCTATCCTGGAGGACGAAGCGCCGCTTCGGTAAAGGTGCTGATGAACGCAAAGGGCGATGTAACAGTCCTGACGGCATCTATTGACATTGGTACGGGTACATACACTGTTCTTGCACAAACTGCGGCTGATGCACTAGGCGTTCCCGTGGAGCGAATCGAGGTCAAGATCGGCGATTCCAGTCTTCCTGCTGCCCCATTGGCAGGCGGGTCACAAACCACTGCGAGCATTCATCCCGCAGCAATGGAAGCCTGTGTGCTGTTGAGGCAACAACTGGCAGCCCTTGCAATAGCAGATCCTGATTCTAGGCTGAGTGGTCAAAGACCTGAGGGGCTCGGTTACGCAGACGGAAGGCTTTATGTAAAGGGCGATGATAAAAAATCCGACACCTACGTAAATATTTTAAGCCGTGCAAAGCAGAGCGAGATGGAAGCATGTGCGACTACTCTACCCGTATCAGGCGCTGGACTTACTGTTCCCGGTTCGCTGTGTACACCTCGCGAGACCCCTTCGGAACAAAATACAGACATCAAGCAGTACGCCTTTCATTCCTTCGGCGCACAATTTGCTGAGGTCTGGGTTGATGAGGAATTGGGTACCATCCGCGTAAAACGCTTTACCAGTGTACAGGATGTGGGTAGGATCATGAATGAGAAAACGGCACGTTCTCAGATAATTGGTGGCGTAATCTTTGGCATTGGCGCAGCACTTATGGAAACAACCGAATATGATAAGCGATGGGGCAATCCAGTAACGAGGACACTGGCAGATTACCATGTGCCGGTGCATCTGGATGTACCACCAATCGATGTCCATTTTATTGGTAAGCCCGATCCTCACATCTCGCCGATTGGTGCTCGGGGCATTGGTGAGATTGGAATAACTGGGGTATCCGCAGCGATTGCAAACGCTGTTTTTAATGCGACAGGTAAAAGATTGCGGGATTTACCGCTAACACCAGATAAATTTTTCAATACATAA
- a CDS encoding erythromycin esterase family protein encodes MISSCEEKDIKSYTLGNLKSIKTISLDSSNFTEFEKIGEAIGNSRIVMLGEQDHGDGPTFLAKTKLVKYLHEKKGFNVLLFESDFFSLNQGWDHIQKNENEIIPFLSENLFSIWTKCQQCDELLYSYIPKANAGKKSLVVSGFDSQIHGSYSKHNLKNFLDAYLKLKNINFIKDKRYTNDLLPFIDSVRTTKNAEKLMLLKKALKQIQSELPKEDSTVFESVLIKSLKANVDSEISFLNKGNNFLDIRDKQMAENLRWLVNHKFSKEKIVVWAANLHIVRHPELIKDMPWKQNTMGNFLAADKSLANQIYTLGFTSGVGIAGRITTKEKYTVKTPIANSLESWIPEAIAYAFIDFKRYRKENPTAKPVFLMKGISHKADSAIWTEIFDGLFYIRNMYPCAPGKKNEML; translated from the coding sequence ATGATTTCTAGTTGTGAAGAAAAGGATATTAAATCCTATACACTAGGAAATCTTAAATCTATAAAAACGATATCGCTTGATTCCAGTAATTTTACGGAATTTGAGAAAATTGGCGAAGCAATAGGAAACTCGAGAATTGTAATGCTTGGTGAACAGGATCATGGAGATGGCCCGACTTTTTTGGCAAAAACGAAGTTGGTCAAGTACCTACATGAGAAAAAAGGTTTTAATGTACTTTTGTTCGAAAGTGATTTTTTCTCATTAAATCAAGGCTGGGACCACATACAAAAGAACGAAAATGAGATTATCCCTTTTTTGTCTGAGAATTTATTTAGTATATGGACAAAATGCCAACAGTGCGATGAACTTCTATATTCCTACATTCCGAAAGCCAATGCTGGAAAAAAATCACTTGTAGTTTCTGGTTTTGATAGCCAAATTCATGGATCTTATAGCAAGCATAATCTTAAAAACTTCTTAGATGCTTATCTGAAACTTAAAAATATAAATTTTATAAAAGATAAGAGATACACTAATGATTTGTTGCCTTTTATTGATTCGGTAAGAACAACAAAAAATGCAGAGAAGCTTATGCTACTAAAAAAGGCGCTGAAACAAATTCAGTCGGAGCTACCAAAAGAAGATAGCACAGTTTTCGAAAGTGTTTTGATTAAAAGCTTAAAGGCGAACGTTGATAGCGAGATTTCCTTTTTAAATAAAGGCAATAATTTTTTAGACATTCGAGATAAGCAAATGGCGGAAAATTTGAGATGGTTGGTGAATCACAAATTTTCAAAGGAAAAAATAGTCGTTTGGGCAGCAAATTTACATATCGTGAGACATCCTGAACTTATAAAAGATATGCCATGGAAACAGAATACGATGGGCAATTTTTTGGCAGCGGACAAAAGCTTGGCTAATCAAATTTACACTTTGGGATTCACTTCAGGAGTTGGTATAGCTGGCAGAATTACCACTAAAGAAAAATATACTGTTAAAACCCCAATTGCAAATAGTTTGGAATCATGGATACCAGAAGCGATAGCCTATGCTTTTATCGATTTTAAACGCTATCGTAAAGAAAATCCGACCGCTAAGCCAGTTTTTTTGATGAAAGGAATAAGTCATAAAGCCGATTCAGCCATTTGGACCGAGATCTTTGATGGTCTATTCTACATTCGAAATATGTACCCATGCGCCCCAGGTAAGAAAAATGAGATGCTATAA
- a CDS encoding recombinase family protein — translation MSGKNMDRLELKSLIKNRKGDQVVVWKLDRLGRSLRDLVDFVALFHEQEVNFVSLHDHINTTTATGRFTLNIFASLAEFEREIIRERAKMGLDAASARGRKGGRPKGLSSKNIHWH, via the coding sequence ATTTCTGGAAAAAATATGGATAGATTGGAACTAAAAAGCCTTATCAAAAATCGGAAAGGCGACCAGGTTGTTGTTTGGAAATTAGATCGTCTCGGCCGCTCTTTAAGAGATCTGGTTGATTTTGTTGCACTTTTTCATGAACAAGAAGTTAACTTTGTGAGCTTGCATGATCACATTAATACCACCACCGCTACAGGTAGATTTACCCTTAACATTTTTGCTTCATTAGCAGAGTTTGAAAGAGAGATTATACGTGAACGCGCTAAGATGGGGCTTGATGCTGCAAGTGCTAGAGGAAGAAAGGGAGGAAGACCAAAAGGCTTATCTTCTAAAAATATACATTGGCATTAA
- a CDS encoding LysR family transcriptional regulator, with translation MVNLEWYRTFKAVYQTGSLTAASKVLFISQPNVSQHLSALEAHVGKQLFERKPRLVPTDYGKLFYTQIVESIEKLEAVETDFRTISYGSQLPILRIGTVKEFFQAVTAKYFGDVPAKLLISFGLSKDLITRLPKGEVDFVIATQKIEDKNLIYEPIFKEEFVIVGSSTVDTSAFNKLVKKKDWELVEAWLLDQTWFAYSADLAMIRRFWLNNFNKRPAIRPRFTIPDMHVILGALSDTQGLTITADYLIKELIVEKKLKLIWKGQFATDNTLFLVYDKTKVTTEQIKLARMLLKNN, from the coding sequence ATGGTAAATCTGGAATGGTACAGAACATTTAAAGCGGTATATCAGACTGGCTCGCTTACAGCAGCATCGAAAGTATTATTTATCTCTCAGCCTAATGTGAGCCAACATTTGTCGGCATTGGAAGCACATGTGGGCAAACAGCTTTTTGAAAGGAAACCCCGGCTTGTGCCTACAGATTATGGAAAATTGTTTTATACCCAAATTGTAGAGTCTATAGAAAAACTCGAAGCGGTAGAGACAGATTTTAGAACAATCTCTTACGGCTCCCAACTACCAATTTTAAGGATTGGTACCGTTAAGGAATTTTTTCAAGCTGTTACTGCCAAATATTTTGGTGATGTACCAGCTAAGCTCCTTATTTCTTTCGGCCTAAGTAAAGACCTCATCACGCGGCTTCCGAAAGGTGAAGTTGATTTTGTAATTGCTACACAAAAAATAGAAGACAAAAACCTGATATATGAACCTATTTTTAAAGAAGAATTTGTTATTGTAGGGAGTTCTACTGTCGATACCTCTGCTTTCAACAAACTGGTAAAGAAAAAGGATTGGGAATTGGTTGAAGCATGGTTGCTTGACCAGACCTGGTTCGCTTACAGTGCTGACCTCGCCATGATACGAAGATTTTGGCTTAATAATTTTAATAAACGGCCAGCAATTAGGCCTCGTTTTACGATTCCAGATATGCATGTTATTCTGGGAGCTCTAAGTGATACTCAAGGCTTAACCATCACTGCTGATTATCTTATAAAAGAGCTCATAGTGGAAAAAAAACTAAAATTAATATGGAAGGGGCAATTTGCAACAGATAATACCTTATTCCTGGTTTATGATAAAACAAAAGTAACTACAGAACAGATAAAGTTGGCACGTATGCTTTTAAAGAATAATTAA
- a CDS encoding NAD(P)H-dependent oxidoreductase: MGRPVIYHTPIWWFNIPHRLTRYFDEVFSAGRLCGLSSGDVRSSANPAVNYGTDGLLNQKPYIVTTSMNALKDAFTLPEDFFN, translated from the coding sequence ATGGGCCGACCTGTCATTTACCATACGCCCATCTGGTGGTTTAATATTCCGCATAGGTTAACGCGATACTTTGATGAAGTTTTTTCAGCGGGAAGACTCTGTGGCCTTTCCAGTGGAGATGTTCGTTCATCGGCAAATCCGGCTGTCAACTATGGAACAGATGGCCTTTTAAATCAAAAACCCTATATAGTTACTACAAGTATGAATGCGCTTAAAGATGCTTTCACATTACCGGAAGATTTTTTTAATTAA
- a CDS encoding MFS transporter, with the protein MKKIAYIGCLGIIGVITTEFGVIGILPQVAEHYQITIEKAGVLLSAFALVIALTGPFMSLMASGFDRKKVMMVAISVFFITGIVSSFAPPFWLLLLVRILPAFLQPVYIAVAIAAATAGVADKKKNGMMGIVLGGIAITMVTTVPLATYLASKINWQVSFIVQAAVTLIALLAIWKGLSPMPVLEKKSYGSQLKILTNRSFIISTAMNFFMIAAWFSTYSYFADYLIKTKNMSTEMVSYMLLLFGITGIFSNWLSGKMLNKNIPKTTAFFLSGTVIIPVALYFANGSPIATILVIAIWGFFYAPCFLNASAYMISAAPNSLEFANSLATSFGNLGVAVGTTVSGWFIFYHGVAVTPWVGAMFGLASLAMIGLRSILEIKKHAYAGS; encoded by the coding sequence ATGAAAAAAATTGCCTACATCGGATGTTTGGGAATAATTGGGGTGATAACTACTGAGTTTGGCGTGATCGGCATTTTGCCACAAGTAGCAGAACACTATCAAATTACCATCGAAAAAGCCGGTGTATTATTAAGTGCCTTTGCCCTGGTAATAGCGCTTACGGGTCCTTTCATGTCATTAATGGCCTCGGGTTTCGACCGTAAAAAGGTGATGATGGTCGCTATTTCCGTTTTTTTCATAACTGGGATCGTTTCCTCATTCGCTCCTCCTTTCTGGTTGCTGTTGCTGGTAAGGATCCTGCCCGCATTCCTTCAACCCGTTTACATCGCCGTAGCCATAGCCGCCGCAACAGCAGGGGTGGCAGATAAAAAGAAAAATGGAATGATGGGGATTGTATTGGGTGGTATTGCAATTACAATGGTTACTACCGTTCCACTGGCCACCTATCTTGCAAGCAAAATTAACTGGCAAGTTTCATTTATCGTACAAGCAGCAGTAACACTAATTGCACTACTTGCTATTTGGAAAGGGTTATCGCCCATGCCGGTTCTTGAAAAGAAATCTTACGGAAGCCAATTGAAAATACTTACCAACCGCTCTTTTATAATCAGTACGGCAATGAACTTTTTCATGATTGCCGCTTGGTTCTCAACCTACAGCTACTTTGCCGATTACCTGATTAAAACAAAAAACATGAGTACTGAAATGGTAAGCTATATGCTCTTATTGTTTGGCATTACAGGCATTTTCTCCAATTGGCTGTCCGGGAAGATGCTGAACAAAAACATTCCGAAAACCACTGCATTTTTCTTATCAGGTACGGTTATAATTCCAGTAGCCTTATACTTTGCAAATGGTAGTCCAATAGCAACCATTTTGGTAATCGCCATTTGGGGGTTCTTTTATGCTCCCTGCTTCTTAAATGCATCTGCCTATATGATTTCTGCTGCTCCTAATTCATTAGAATTTGCCAATAGCTTGGCCACCTCATTTGGCAACCTGGGAGTGGCTGTAGGAACTACAGTAAGTGGTTGGTTCATTTTTTATCATGGAGTTGCAGTTACTCCTTGGGTCGGTGCTATGTTTGGCCTCGCCTCTTTGGCCATGATCGGGTTAAGAAGTATTCTCGAAATAAAAAAGCATGCCTATGCTGGATCTTAA
- a CDS encoding heavy metal translocating P-type ATPase has translation MEDNNYLENKVVETEENMDPLLKSSKEIHPLSKDGEDDDDDVLDLNKVEEEETVLSHWPLLTALLILLVMLTLEYGFKFHPAFPLNLIIYTIAFLLAGYNVLGMAFRKAKHFDFFNEFFLMSVATIGAFSIGSYSEGVAVMVFYSTGEWFQDAAVNKAKKSIKALLDIRPDQVTVLRNGNPEVIDPKQIVLDELIQVKSGEKVALDGILDSESATFNTAALTGESKPDTKRKGEQVLAGMINLDKVSQIQVKSLFKDSKLSKILEMVQDATARKSQTQLFISRFAKIYTPIVFALALLVCFAPYFFVDPYNFHQWFYRALVFLVISCPCALVVSIPLGYFGGIGLASRNGILFKGSNFLDVMIKINTVIMDKTGTLTKGVFKVQEVITQDIDENELIRLAAAIEANSTHPIAKAIVEYADEKAAGLKAENVEEISGHGLKGTVEGKVILAGNAKLLKKFNIFYPSEVDDLVDTIVVIAVNDKYAGYITIADEIKEDAKQAIQQMHDLKIQTVMLSGDKQAVVDKVAKALGIDQAFGDLLPEGKVEKVQGFKDAGNRIAFVGDGVNDAPVVALADAGIAMGGLGSDATIETADIVIQNDQPFKITTAIKIGKITSQIVWQNITIAMVVKVIVLILGAGGIANLWEAVIADVGVALLAILNAVRIQKMKL, from the coding sequence ATGGAAGATAATAATTACCTGGAAAATAAAGTTGTAGAAACAGAAGAAAACATGGATCCCCTATTAAAAAGCAGTAAAGAAATACATCCATTGAGTAAGGATGGGGAAGACGATGACGATGATGTGCTGGATTTAAACAAGGTTGAGGAAGAAGAAACCGTACTTAGCCACTGGCCGCTGCTTACCGCCTTACTAATTTTACTAGTGATGCTGACCCTTGAATACGGCTTTAAGTTCCACCCGGCATTTCCCCTAAACCTCATTATTTACACCATTGCCTTTTTACTAGCGGGTTATAATGTTCTGGGAATGGCTTTTAGGAAAGCAAAACACTTTGATTTCTTTAATGAGTTCTTTCTAATGAGCGTGGCTACAATCGGAGCTTTTAGTATTGGCTCATACAGCGAAGGGGTGGCCGTAATGGTGTTCTACTCTACAGGGGAATGGTTCCAGGATGCGGCTGTCAATAAAGCAAAAAAGAGCATTAAGGCCCTGCTTGACATTCGGCCCGATCAGGTTACCGTGCTTAGAAACGGAAATCCTGAAGTTATTGATCCGAAGCAAATCGTTTTGGATGAGCTGATCCAGGTAAAGTCCGGAGAAAAAGTTGCCCTGGATGGTATTCTTGATTCTGAGTCTGCAACCTTCAATACTGCGGCATTGACAGGGGAAAGTAAACCTGACACCAAGCGAAAAGGCGAACAGGTGCTTGCCGGAATGATTAACCTGGATAAGGTTTCCCAGATACAGGTCAAATCATTATTTAAAGACAGCAAGCTGAGCAAGATCCTCGAAATGGTACAGGATGCAACAGCGAGGAAATCGCAGACGCAGCTATTCATTAGCCGTTTTGCAAAAATCTACACGCCTATTGTTTTTGCATTGGCACTACTGGTCTGCTTTGCCCCGTACTTTTTTGTGGATCCATATAACTTCCACCAGTGGTTTTACCGTGCACTGGTCTTTCTGGTGATCAGTTGCCCTTGTGCACTTGTAGTTTCTATACCGCTGGGATACTTTGGTGGCATTGGCCTTGCTTCACGGAATGGAATATTGTTTAAGGGTTCCAACTTTTTGGATGTGATGATCAAGATTAATACCGTGATCATGGATAAGACCGGAACTTTGACCAAAGGGGTATTCAAAGTTCAGGAAGTCATTACCCAGGACATTGATGAAAACGAATTGATCAGACTTGCCGCTGCTATTGAAGCCAATTCTACCCACCCTATTGCCAAGGCCATTGTAGAATACGCCGATGAGAAAGCTGCTGGTTTGAAGGCTGAAAATGTAGAAGAAATATCAGGGCATGGCTTAAAGGGAACTGTTGAAGGAAAAGTAATTCTTGCAGGGAATGCAAAGCTGCTGAAGAAATTTAACATTTTTTATCCTTCAGAAGTAGACGACCTTGTTGATACGATCGTGGTGATTGCAGTAAATGATAAATATGCAGGCTACATTACCATTGCTGATGAAATAAAAGAGGATGCTAAACAGGCCATCCAGCAGATGCACGATCTTAAGATCCAGACGGTCATGTTGTCCGGAGATAAACAGGCTGTTGTTGATAAAGTGGCTAAGGCCCTTGGCATTGATCAGGCGTTCGGGGATTTATTGCCCGAAGGAAAAGTTGAAAAAGTACAGGGTTTCAAAGATGCAGGTAACAGGATCGCTTTTGTTGGTGATGGGGTTAACGATGCCCCTGTAGTCGCCTTGGCTGATGCAGGAATTGCAATGGGTGGACTAGGAAGTGATGCCACGATTGAAACTGCTGATATAGTTATTCAAAATGATCAGCCATTCAAAATTACAACGGCTATTAAGATAGGTAAGATCACGAGCCAAATCGTTTGGCAAAATATAACCATTGCTATGGTCGTCAAAGTAATTGTCCTTATCCTTGGAGCTGGCGGGATTGCAAACCTTTGGGAAGCGGTTATAGCAGATGTTGGGGTTGCGCTGCTAGCGATACTTAATGCGGTGAGGATACAGAAGATGAAGCTATAA
- a CDS encoding Fur family transcriptional regulator: MKELEHILLEKKINPTAMRLVVLDFLLKQSSAISLTDMELGMKRTDRVTLYRSIKTFEDHGLVHRIEDGSGTAKFALCQPSCTVDGHHDLHIHFYCNNCQETYCLPQTQIPEVKLPEGYQGHQMSLVVKGICSECRNQCNTIAAH, encoded by the coding sequence ATGAAAGAGTTAGAGCACATCCTATTGGAAAAAAAGATTAATCCCACTGCCATGCGTTTAGTGGTGCTTGACTTTTTGCTAAAGCAATCTAGTGCCATTAGTCTTACTGACATGGAACTAGGCATGAAAAGAACGGACCGGGTTACTTTGTACCGAAGCATTAAAACATTTGAAGATCATGGACTGGTTCACCGCATAGAAGACGGAAGTGGTACCGCAAAATTTGCGCTTTGTCAACCTTCCTGTACTGTTGATGGGCACCATGATTTGCATATACATTTTTACTGCAATAATTGCCAGGAAACTTACTGTTTACCTCAAACCCAGATCCCGGAAGTCAAATTGCCGGAAGGGTACCAGGGGCATCAGATGAGCCTGGTGGTAAAAGGAATCTGCAGCGAATGCAGGAATCAATGCAATACAATTGCAGCGCACTAA
- a CDS encoding efflux RND transporter periplasmic adaptor subunit, with translation MHLQLKIYRSIVVVSCLAMLLSCSGSSEKKESDTKEISTETETEEKPEGLSLTQRQMSAVGIEIGLVEKRNLDAIVKANGQLAVPPQNKADVSILSGGIINHIYVLEGQQVKRGQILATIANQELIKIQQDYLAAKNNFTYIQAEYERQTQLKAAGAGTGKSFQLAQATYNAERSRLTSYQSQLRQLGISSAKISEGNIVSQFPVVSPISGTVGHVIANTGAFVDPGTSIMEVVDNSKIHCDLTVFEKDLMQVKVGQKVAFQLTNQNNQLITGTINGINKSFENESKGVVVHAVINNSEHKNLIPGMYVTALISTGSQLTSAVPVEAVVRSQGKQYIFIVTEEEEENGKEKKVSFKKQEVTTGVSELGYIEIKPLNPLAKNVKIALKGAFYLESKSAGGAEEE, from the coding sequence ATGCACTTACAATTAAAAATATATAGATCAATTGTCGTAGTTTCCTGCTTGGCCATGCTTTTATCTTGCTCGGGATCTTCAGAGAAAAAAGAAAGCGATACCAAGGAAATATCCACCGAAACTGAAACTGAAGAAAAGCCTGAGGGGCTCTCGCTCACACAAAGGCAGATGAGTGCCGTTGGAATAGAGATCGGCCTTGTCGAAAAACGAAATTTAGATGCCATTGTTAAAGCCAATGGCCAGCTTGCGGTACCGCCACAAAATAAGGCGGATGTAAGCATTCTTTCGGGAGGAATTATTAACCACATCTATGTTCTAGAAGGGCAACAGGTGAAACGAGGGCAAATCCTGGCCACCATTGCAAACCAGGAGCTGATTAAAATCCAGCAGGATTACCTTGCAGCTAAGAACAACTTTACATACATTCAGGCAGAATATGAAAGGCAGACCCAGTTAAAAGCTGCAGGCGCTGGTACCGGGAAGTCTTTTCAATTGGCCCAAGCTACCTATAATGCAGAGCGCTCAAGGCTTACTTCCTACCAGAGCCAGCTACGGCAACTTGGCATAAGTTCAGCAAAAATATCAGAGGGAAACATTGTTTCGCAATTTCCTGTTGTATCTCCAATCAGTGGAACCGTAGGACACGTTATCGCCAATACCGGCGCCTTTGTTGACCCAGGAACTTCTATTATGGAGGTGGTGGACAATTCAAAAATCCACTGCGATCTGACCGTTTTTGAAAAGGATCTGATGCAGGTAAAGGTTGGGCAAAAAGTGGCTTTTCAATTGACCAATCAAAACAATCAGTTAATCACAGGCACCATTAACGGGATCAATAAATCTTTTGAGAATGAAAGTAAGGGAGTCGTTGTTCACGCAGTTATCAATAACAGCGAACATAAGAACCTGATCCCAGGCATGTACGTAACGGCGCTGATCAGTACAGGAAGTCAGTTGACTTCTGCTGTTCCAGTCGAGGCGGTAGTCCGTTCCCAGGGCAAACAGTACATTTTTATTGTAACCGAGGAGGAAGAAGAAAACGGCAAAGAGAAAAAAGTGAGTTTCAAAAAACAGGAGGTTACCACAGGAGTTAGTGAACTGGGTTACATAGAAATTAAACCGCTGAATCCTTTAGCTAAAAATGTCAAAATTGCTTTAAAGGGTGCTTTTTACCTGGAATCAAAATCAGCCGGTGGCGCCGAGGAAGAATAG